The Zalophus californianus isolate mZalCal1 chromosome 8, mZalCal1.pri.v2, whole genome shotgun sequence genome has a segment encoding these proteins:
- the LOC113937529 gene encoding chloride intracellular channel protein 1-like: MVLWLKGVTFNVTTVDTKRRTETVQKLCPGGQLPFLLYGTEVHTDTNKIEEFLEAVLCPPRYPKLAALNPESNTAGLDIFAKFSAYIKKSNPALNDNLEKGLLKALKVLDTYLTSPLPEEVDETSAEDEGMSQRKFLDGNELTLADCNLLPKLHIVQVVYKKYRGFSIPEGFRGVPRYLRNAYAREEFASTCPDDEEIELAYEQVAKALK, encoded by the coding sequence ATGGTACTCTGGCTCAAGGGAGTCACCTTCAACGTCACCACTGTTGACACCAAGAGGCGGACTGAGACAGTGCAGAAGCTGTGCCCAGGGGGGCAGCTCCCGTTCCTGCTGTATGGCACCGAAGTGCACACAGACACCAACAAGATTGAGGAGTTTCTGGAGGCGGTGCTGTGCCCTCCCAGGTACCCCAAGCTGGCAGCTCTGAACCCTGAATCCAACACGGCAGGGCTGGACATATTTGCCAAATTTTCTGCTTACATCAAGAAGTCAAACCCGGCACTCAATGATAATCTGGAGAAGGGGCTCCTGAAAGCCCTGAAAGTTTTAGACACTTATTTGACATCCCCCCTCCCAGAAGAAGTGGATGAGACCAGTGCTGAGGACGAGGGCATGTCTCAGAGGAAGTTTCTGGATGGCAATGAGCTCACTCTGGCTGACTGCAACCTGTTGCCAAAGCTCCACATAGTACAGGTGGTCTATAAGAAGTACAGGGGATTCTCCATCCCCGAGGGGTTCCGCGGAGTGCCTCGGTACTTGCGCAATGCCTATGCTCGGGAAGAGTTTGCCTCCACCTGTCCAGATGATGAGGAGATCGAGCTGGCTTACGAGCAAGTGGCCAAGGCCCTCAAATAA